From Salinicola endophyticus:
ACTTGATCCGCAAGAGGTAAAAGAGGCAATTAAAGAGGCAGGAGAAAATACAAGCTTCAGCATTAATACAGCGCAAAGCCTGAGCAAGCAAGCACTACTGGACCTTTTGAAAACAGCGGCCAACATCAAGACATTGAGTGCCGACTTCAACGGCGCCCAGTTAACGCCCAACCTATTCGCCGAGGCTTTAAAGGCCGCCGGTTCGAAAACAGCCTTAAGCATCAATACAGCTCAGAGCATTTCGAAAAGCAACTTGCTTAACTTTGCATCTCTAGCAGGCACGGAAAAAATACTTACCATGGAGTTTAACGGTAGCCAGATTAATGCAGCCGACGTGATTGAAGTGATCAAAAAATCTGGCACAAAAACGTCTACAAGCATCAATACGGCACAAAATCTGAACCTTGACGACCTCATCGATATAATAAAAGCAGCAGGGACGAGCAAAAACTTGACGCTGGCATTTGACGGATCAAGACTAACAGAAAATAACTTGCAACGCGCAGTGAGCGCAGCAGGATCTAGAACCACCATCATCGTTACAAATGCCTACAGAACACCGATCAACGTCATTCTCGATATTGTGAAGACGGCCGACTGATGTCATAGGCCGACTTTGATGTCTTCGTCGACAAGCTTCCCATCGATGAAGCGCAAATAATAATAGGCGCCATTCATAGGCCCATAGATCCAGCGCTCTATGGTGACGGCGCCTTTAATAATTCGCCCCCCCCTGGACTGTGGGGGCTCGACTTCTTTCGAAGCGGGAGACCCA
This genomic window contains:
- a CDS encoding DUF2845 domain-containing protein, which encodes MQLKHFSLIWVLFLIIGASTPSYALRCQNGLVQDGDLKSEVIAKCGSPASKEVEPPQSRGGRIIKGAVTIERWIYGPMNGAYYYLRFIDGKLVDEDIKVGL